In Strigops habroptila isolate Jane chromosome 4, bStrHab1.2.pri, whole genome shotgun sequence, a single genomic region encodes these proteins:
- the UBFD1 gene encoding ubiquitin domain-containing protein UBFD1 isoform X1, translated as MAAAAAAADGAEEPGMEAEAPELPLGCSGEGGSPAAGTSPQGEERRDPPQASVSNGGDAEGGRELVELKVIWNKNKYDVRFALDSTGAELKQKIHSLTGLPPAMQKVMFKGLLPEEKTLREIKVTNGAKIMVVGSTINDVLAVNTPKEAAQQEVKAEENKKEPLCRQKQHRKVLDKGKPDDVMPSVKGVQERLPTVPLSGMYNKSGGKVRLTFKLEQDQLWIGTKERTEKLPMGSIKNVVSEPIEGHEDYHMMAFQLGPTEASYYWVYWVPTQYVDAIKDTVLGKWQYF; from the exons atggccgccgccgccgccgccgccgatG GTGCCGAGGAGCCGGGCATGGAGGCGGAGGCGCCGGAGCTGCCGCTGGGCTGCAGCGGAGAGGGTGGCTCGCCGGCCGCGGGGACGTCTCCGCAAGGTGAGGAGCGGCGGGATCCCCCGCAGGCGTCTGTCAGCAACGGCGGCGACGCGGAGGGCGGGCGGGAGCTGGTGGAGCTGAAGGTGATCTGGAACAAGAACAAGTACGACGTGAGGTTCGCGCTGGACAGCACGGGCGCCGAGCTGAAGCAGAAGATCCACTCGCTCACAG GCCTCCCCCCTGCCATGCAGAAAGTTATGTTCAAGGGACTTCTACCGGAGGAGAAAACGTTGCGGGAAATCAAAGTAACGAACGGAGCGAAAATCATGGTGGTTGGCTCCACCATCAACGACGTTTTGGCAGTAAATACACCCAAAGAAGCTGCTCAACAGGAGgtcaaagctgaagaaaataaaaaggagccACTTTGCAGACAAAAG CAACACAGAAAAGTATTGGATAAAGGCAAACCCGATGATGTGATGCCTTCTGTTAAAGGTGTTCAG GAGCGCCTGCCAACAGTGCCATTATCTGGCATGTACAACAAGTCTGGAGGGAAAGTCAGATTGACCTTTAAACTTGAGCAAGACCAGCTATGGATTGGTACAAAAG agagaacagaaaagttACCCATGGGGTCCATTAAAAATGTGGTGAGTGAACCTATTGAAGGACATGAGGATTATCACATGATG GCATTTCAGCTGGGCCCAACAGAAGCGTCTTACTACTGGGTCTATTGGGTACCAACTCAATATGTTGATGCAATCAAAGACACGGTGCTGGGCAAGTGGCAGTATTTTTGA
- the UBFD1 gene encoding ubiquitin domain-containing protein UBFD1 isoform X2 has product MAAAAAAADGAEEPGMEAEAPELPLGCSGEGGSPAAGTSPQGEERRDPPQASVSNGGDAEGGRELVELKVIWNKNKYDVRFALDSTGAELKQKIHSLTGLPPAMQKVMFKGLLPEEKTLREIKVTNGAKIMVVGSTINDVLAVNTPKEAAQQEVKAEENKKEPLCRQKQHRKVLDKGKPDDVMPSVKGVQERLPTVPLSGMYNKSGGKVRLTFKLEQDQLWIGTKGISAGPNRSVLLLGLLGTNSIC; this is encoded by the exons atggccgccgccgccgccgccgccgatG GTGCCGAGGAGCCGGGCATGGAGGCGGAGGCGCCGGAGCTGCCGCTGGGCTGCAGCGGAGAGGGTGGCTCGCCGGCCGCGGGGACGTCTCCGCAAGGTGAGGAGCGGCGGGATCCCCCGCAGGCGTCTGTCAGCAACGGCGGCGACGCGGAGGGCGGGCGGGAGCTGGTGGAGCTGAAGGTGATCTGGAACAAGAACAAGTACGACGTGAGGTTCGCGCTGGACAGCACGGGCGCCGAGCTGAAGCAGAAGATCCACTCGCTCACAG GCCTCCCCCCTGCCATGCAGAAAGTTATGTTCAAGGGACTTCTACCGGAGGAGAAAACGTTGCGGGAAATCAAAGTAACGAACGGAGCGAAAATCATGGTGGTTGGCTCCACCATCAACGACGTTTTGGCAGTAAATACACCCAAAGAAGCTGCTCAACAGGAGgtcaaagctgaagaaaataaaaaggagccACTTTGCAGACAAAAG CAACACAGAAAAGTATTGGATAAAGGCAAACCCGATGATGTGATGCCTTCTGTTAAAGGTGTTCAG GAGCGCCTGCCAACAGTGCCATTATCTGGCATGTACAACAAGTCTGGAGGGAAAGTCAGATTGACCTTTAAACTTGAGCAAGACCAGCTATGGATTGGTACAAAAG GCATTTCAGCTGGGCCCAACAGAAGCGTCTTACTACTGGGTCTATTGGGTACCAACTCAATATGTTGA